One segment of Carya illinoinensis cultivar Pawnee chromosome 13, C.illinoinensisPawnee_v1, whole genome shotgun sequence DNA contains the following:
- the LOC122291489 gene encoding 2-oxoglutarate-dependent dioxygenase DAO-like isoform X3: MTVGDNWKHVVPIIDMQEFDQDDVDHYRKLREAAEEWGCFRVVNHNIPVGLMTQMKKVVSELFDLPTETKRHNIDLITGSGYLAPNFANPNYESLGLHDLGSPQDLGAFFSQLDASPHQREILETYAKAIHELALDLGKKLAKCMGLVTDLFKDWPCQLRMNKYHFTPETVGSSGVLVHSDCGFLTIVQDDENVGGLEAMDNFGAFVPIRPWPGTFLVNLGDVAKLWSNGRFRNVKHRVECKESSVRFSIASSILGPNEGEMEAPPELVDTEHPRLYAPITYEDYRKLRQTKRMATGEALELLRTHS; the protein is encoded by the exons ATGACGGTGGGCGACAACTGGAAGCATGTAGTACCGATTATTGACatgcaagaatttgatcaagATGATGTAGATCATTATCGGAAACTCAGAGAAGCAGCCGAGGAATGGGGTTGTTTTAGGGTCGTCAACCACAATATCCCCGTGGGTCTCATGACACAAATGAAGAAGGTGGTGAGCGAATTGTTTGACCTTCCCACAGAAACCAAAAGGCACAACATCGATTTGATTACGGGCAGTGGCTACTTGGCACCAAATTTTGCCAATCCTAATTATGAGTCGTTGGGCCTCCATGATTTGGGATCCCCTCAAGACTTGGGTGCCTTTTTTTCTCAGCTGGATGCCTCTCCTCACCAAAG GGAGATACTAGAGACGTATGCTAAAGCAATACACGAGCTGGCCCTTGATTTGGGGAAAAAGTTGGCCAAATGCATGGGGTTGGTCACCGACTTGTTCAAGGATTGGCCTTGCCAGCTTAGGATGAACAAATACCACTTCACTCCTGAAACCGTAGGCTCTTCAGGTGTACTGGTACACTCAGATTGTGGGTTTCTAACCATAGTTCAAGATGATGAAAATGTTGGTGGTCTTGAAGCCATGGACAACTTTGGTGCATTTGTACCAATCCGTCCATGGCCAGGCACCTTCCTTGTCAATCTTGGGGACGTTGCTAAG CTATGGAGTAATGGAAGGTTTCGTAACGTGAAGCATCGAGTAGAATGCAAAGAATCAAGTGTCCGATTTTCAATTGCCTCATCTATCTTAGGACCGAATGAGGGAGAAATGGAAGCCCCACCTGAACTTGTGGACACTGAACACCCGCGTCTTTACGCCCCGATTACTTATGAAGATTATAGGAAACTCAGACAGACGAAAAGAATGGCAACTGGTGAAGCCCTCGAGCTGCTGCGCACCCACTCTTGA
- the LOC122291489 gene encoding 2-oxoglutarate-dependent dioxygenase DAO-like isoform X2 has product MLCTITHCCQFEATLLLGQEVNFRCLGCFREGEKGANMTVGDNWKHVVPIIDMQEFDQDDVDHYRKLREAAEEWGCFRVVNHNIPVGLMTQMKKVVSELFDLPTETKRHNIDLITGSGYLAPNFANPNYESLGLHDLGSPQDLGAFFSQLDASPHQREILETYAKAIHELALDLGKKLAKCMGLVTDLFKDWPCQLRMNKYHFTPETVGSSGVLVHSDCGFLTIVQDDENVGGLEAMDNFGAFVPIRPWPGTFLVNLGDVAKLWSNGRFRNVKHRVECKESSVRFSIASSILGPNEGEMEAPPELVDTEHPRLYAPITYEDYRKLRQTKRMATGEALELLRTHS; this is encoded by the exons ATGCTTTGCACAATAACACATTGTTGCCAGTTTGAGGCTACGCTACTTCTCGGCCAAGAAGTTAATTTCCGTTGCCTAGGCTGTTTCAG GGAAGGGGAAAAGGGAGCAAACATGACGGTGGGCGACAACTGGAAGCATGTAGTACCGATTATTGACatgcaagaatttgatcaagATGATGTAGATCATTATCGGAAACTCAGAGAAGCAGCCGAGGAATGGGGTTGTTTTAGGGTCGTCAACCACAATATCCCCGTGGGTCTCATGACACAAATGAAGAAGGTGGTGAGCGAATTGTTTGACCTTCCCACAGAAACCAAAAGGCACAACATCGATTTGATTACGGGCAGTGGCTACTTGGCACCAAATTTTGCCAATCCTAATTATGAGTCGTTGGGCCTCCATGATTTGGGATCCCCTCAAGACTTGGGTGCCTTTTTTTCTCAGCTGGATGCCTCTCCTCACCAAAG GGAGATACTAGAGACGTATGCTAAAGCAATACACGAGCTGGCCCTTGATTTGGGGAAAAAGTTGGCCAAATGCATGGGGTTGGTCACCGACTTGTTCAAGGATTGGCCTTGCCAGCTTAGGATGAACAAATACCACTTCACTCCTGAAACCGTAGGCTCTTCAGGTGTACTGGTACACTCAGATTGTGGGTTTCTAACCATAGTTCAAGATGATGAAAATGTTGGTGGTCTTGAAGCCATGGACAACTTTGGTGCATTTGTACCAATCCGTCCATGGCCAGGCACCTTCCTTGTCAATCTTGGGGACGTTGCTAAG CTATGGAGTAATGGAAGGTTTCGTAACGTGAAGCATCGAGTAGAATGCAAAGAATCAAGTGTCCGATTTTCAATTGCCTCATCTATCTTAGGACCGAATGAGGGAGAAATGGAAGCCCCACCTGAACTTGTGGACACTGAACACCCGCGTCTTTACGCCCCGATTACTTATGAAGATTATAGGAAACTCAGACAGACGAAAAGAATGGCAACTGGTGAAGCCCTCGAGCTGCTGCGCACCCACTCTTGA
- the LOC122291489 gene encoding 2-oxoglutarate-dependent dioxygenase DAO-like isoform X1, which yields MLCTITHCCQFEATLLLGQEVNFRCLGCFRREGEKGANMTVGDNWKHVVPIIDMQEFDQDDVDHYRKLREAAEEWGCFRVVNHNIPVGLMTQMKKVVSELFDLPTETKRHNIDLITGSGYLAPNFANPNYESLGLHDLGSPQDLGAFFSQLDASPHQREILETYAKAIHELALDLGKKLAKCMGLVTDLFKDWPCQLRMNKYHFTPETVGSSGVLVHSDCGFLTIVQDDENVGGLEAMDNFGAFVPIRPWPGTFLVNLGDVAKLWSNGRFRNVKHRVECKESSVRFSIASSILGPNEGEMEAPPELVDTEHPRLYAPITYEDYRKLRQTKRMATGEALELLRTHS from the exons ATGCTTTGCACAATAACACATTGTTGCCAGTTTGAGGCTACGCTACTTCTCGGCCAAGAAGTTAATTTCCGTTGCCTAGGCTGTTTCAG AAGGGAAGGGGAAAAGGGAGCAAACATGACGGTGGGCGACAACTGGAAGCATGTAGTACCGATTATTGACatgcaagaatttgatcaagATGATGTAGATCATTATCGGAAACTCAGAGAAGCAGCCGAGGAATGGGGTTGTTTTAGGGTCGTCAACCACAATATCCCCGTGGGTCTCATGACACAAATGAAGAAGGTGGTGAGCGAATTGTTTGACCTTCCCACAGAAACCAAAAGGCACAACATCGATTTGATTACGGGCAGTGGCTACTTGGCACCAAATTTTGCCAATCCTAATTATGAGTCGTTGGGCCTCCATGATTTGGGATCCCCTCAAGACTTGGGTGCCTTTTTTTCTCAGCTGGATGCCTCTCCTCACCAAAG GGAGATACTAGAGACGTATGCTAAAGCAATACACGAGCTGGCCCTTGATTTGGGGAAAAAGTTGGCCAAATGCATGGGGTTGGTCACCGACTTGTTCAAGGATTGGCCTTGCCAGCTTAGGATGAACAAATACCACTTCACTCCTGAAACCGTAGGCTCTTCAGGTGTACTGGTACACTCAGATTGTGGGTTTCTAACCATAGTTCAAGATGATGAAAATGTTGGTGGTCTTGAAGCCATGGACAACTTTGGTGCATTTGTACCAATCCGTCCATGGCCAGGCACCTTCCTTGTCAATCTTGGGGACGTTGCTAAG CTATGGAGTAATGGAAGGTTTCGTAACGTGAAGCATCGAGTAGAATGCAAAGAATCAAGTGTCCGATTTTCAATTGCCTCATCTATCTTAGGACCGAATGAGGGAGAAATGGAAGCCCCACCTGAACTTGTGGACACTGAACACCCGCGTCTTTACGCCCCGATTACTTATGAAGATTATAGGAAACTCAGACAGACGAAAAGAATGGCAACTGGTGAAGCCCTCGAGCTGCTGCGCACCCACTCTTGA